A DNA window from Burkholderia sp. HI2500 contains the following coding sequences:
- a CDS encoding A24 family peptidase, translated as MAHFIFSGVFLVWAAFVATSDIRYRRVSNSLVLAGLTFGLGGAYFNAGPFGILPAQAMIGLLAGLVAFIPLFLLRVMGAADVKIFAAIGVWCGAHALLWIWIAASLVAGIHALALMLLSRTSIGALWQRGQPAMVLGKYRATPYAACLMAPAAAWVVFLVARGGVR; from the coding sequence ATGGCACATTTCATTTTCAGCGGGGTGTTCCTGGTCTGGGCTGCGTTCGTCGCAACCAGCGACATCCGTTATCGGCGCGTTTCGAATTCGCTCGTTCTGGCGGGGTTGACCTTTGGCCTGGGCGGAGCGTATTTCAACGCCGGTCCATTCGGCATTCTCCCGGCGCAGGCGATGATCGGCCTGCTGGCCGGGTTGGTCGCCTTTATTCCGCTTTTTTTGCTGCGCGTCATGGGCGCGGCGGACGTCAAGATCTTTGCCGCGATCGGCGTGTGGTGCGGCGCACATGCGCTGCTGTGGATCTGGATTGCCGCCAGTCTTGTCGCCGGTATTCATGCTCTGGCCCTGATGTTGCTGTCGCGCACGTCGATCGGCGCGTTGTGGCAACGGGGCCAGCCGGCAATGGTGCTTGGCAAATACCGGGCAACGCCTTACGCGGCATGTCTCATGGCACCAGCTGCCGCATGGGTTGTCTTTCTTGTCGCAAGGGGGGGCGTGCGATGA
- a CDS encoding Flp family type IVb pilin translates to MKAIIKRFLKESNGVTAIEYGLIAGLIAVAILAGASTIGTNLGNMFTNLGTCLTTPSGTNCTAASIFK, encoded by the coding sequence ATGAAAGCAATCATCAAGCGCTTCCTTAAGGAAAGCAACGGGGTTACCGCGATCGAGTACGGGCTGATTGCGGGTCTTATCGCTGTCGCGATCCTGGCTGGTGCTTCAACGATCGGCACTAATCTTGGCAATATGTTCACGAACCTCGGGACATGTCTGACCACCCCGAGCGGCACGAACTGTACGGCTGCCAGTATCTTTAAGTAA
- a CDS encoding collagen-like triple helix repeat-containing protein yields the protein MDIKVIPHGVFRTTLIAATVSAMLSLSACGGSGSISQGLGGGSSSGGGDTISTSGTSGTSGTSGTSGTSGTSGTSGTSGTSGTSGTSGTSGTSGTSGTSGTSGTSGTSGVSSNAVGTVLASSSNIITSAGGTVSGLGSVIANQSLPGVNPATTQAAGGIVQSVGGAVTALGNGLGNGLGQLGATKDPLGTTLASTGGVVNQLGGAVTQTGNLVSSLGSGPLTPLAPVTGAVGGLVSTLGGAVSNGGTTLTNALSTGPIQQVTQTVSSAITPITTMVGQTTQTIGTATGLGAPVNTLLGTVGNGLNQAGALLASAGGNPVTTGLGNTVSSTGNTVKAVGGLLTGGSGGVTNPLAPLTGLLTTVTGTLGGATGGASSPLAPVTGLVSTVTGALGGAAGGGSGPLAPVTGLVSTVTGALGGAAGGGSGPLAPVTGLVSTVTGALGGAAGGTSGGPLAPVTGLVSTVTGALGGAAGGSGGPLAPVTGLVSTVTGALGGATGGTSGGPLAPVTGLLGAVTGALGGATGGAGGSSPLAPVTNVVSTVTSTVGAPALTGGTGAVTNSGSSSNPLAPVTSLIGGLLGGTHGK from the coding sequence ATGGACATTAAGGTTATCCCTCATGGCGTGTTCCGGACGACTCTGATCGCGGCCACCGTTTCAGCCATGCTTTCCCTCTCCGCGTGCGGCGGTTCCGGCTCCATCAGCCAGGGTCTCGGCGGCGGCTCGAGCTCGGGCGGCGGCGATACGATCTCCACCTCCGGCACGAGCGGCACTTCGGGCACGAGCGGTACCTCGGGCACGAGCGGCACCTCGGGCACCAGCGGTACGTCCGGTACGAGCGGTACCTCCGGCACCAGCGGCACCTCGGGCACGAGCGGCACCTCCGGAACCAGCGGTACGTCGGGCACGAGCGGCACCTCGGGGGTGTCGTCGAACGCAGTGGGAACTGTCCTCGCAAGCAGCAGCAACATCATCACGAGCGCCGGTGGGACCGTCTCGGGCCTCGGCTCCGTCATCGCCAACCAGTCGCTGCCAGGTGTCAACCCGGCCACCACGCAAGCCGCGGGCGGCATCGTGCAGAGCGTTGGCGGCGCCGTGACCGCACTCGGCAACGGCCTTGGCAACGGTCTCGGCCAGCTTGGCGCGACGAAGGATCCGCTCGGCACCACGCTCGCCAGCACGGGCGGCGTGGTCAACCAGCTCGGCGGCGCGGTCACGCAGACGGGCAACCTGGTCTCGAGCCTCGGCAGCGGTCCGCTGACGCCGCTCGCACCGGTCACGGGCGCCGTCGGCGGCCTCGTGTCGACGCTCGGCGGCGCCGTATCGAACGGCGGCACCACCCTCACCAACGCACTGTCGACCGGCCCGATCCAGCAAGTCACGCAGACGGTCAGCTCGGCCATCACGCCGATCACGACGATGGTCGGCCAGACGACCCAGACGATCGGCACCGCCACCGGCCTCGGCGCGCCCGTCAACACGCTGCTCGGCACGGTCGGCAACGGCCTGAACCAGGCCGGCGCCCTGCTCGCGTCGGCCGGCGGCAACCCTGTCACGACCGGCCTTGGCAACACGGTCTCGTCGACGGGCAACACCGTGAAGGCCGTCGGCGGCCTGCTCACGGGCGGCAGCGGCGGCGTGACCAACCCGCTCGCCCCGCTCACGGGGCTCCTCACGACGGTCACGGGTACGCTCGGCGGCGCAACGGGTGGCGCCAGCAGCCCGCTCGCCCCGGTTACCGGCCTCGTCTCGACGGTCACGGGTGCACTTGGCGGCGCAGCAGGCGGCGGCAGCGGCCCGCTCGCCCCGGTTACCGGCCTCGTCTCGACGGTCACGGGTGCGCTCGGCGGCGCAGCAGGCGGCGGCAGCGGCCCGCTCGCCCCGGTTACCGGCCTCGTCTCGACGGTCACGGGTGCGCTCGGCGGCGCAGCAGGCGGCACGAGCGGCGGCCCGCTCGCCCCGGTCACCGGCCTTGTCTCCACGGTCACGGGCGCACTCGGCGGCGCAGCAGGCGGCAGCGGCGGCCCGCTCGCCCCGGTCACCGGCCTCGTCTCGACGGTCACGGGCGCACTCGGCGGCGCCACGGGCGGCACGAGCGGTGGCCCGCTCGCCCCGGTCACGGGTCTCCTCGGCGCGGTCACGGGCGCACTCGGCGGCGCGACGGGCGGTGCAGGCGGCAGCAGCCCGCTCGCTCCGGTGACGAACGTCGTGTCCACGGTGACCAGCACGGTCGGCGCACCGGCATTGACCGGCGGTACGGGCGCCGTCACGAACTCGGGTTCGTCGTCGAATCCGCTCGCGCCCGTCACGTCGCTGATCGGCGGCCTGCTCGGCGGCACGCACGGCAAGTAA
- a CDS encoding collagen-like triple helix repeat-containing protein: MSQQRSLTTVALRQWRAPLTAFAAACLLAACGGGGVSSPPTSSNDNNNPSTSGTPGTSGTSGTSTGTKGVVSTVGQTATDLGSTVGNISVPGLGDGVTKGVGSTLSSTGTIVGAAADAVSNGLGQIGTTKDPVGTTVAGLGNVVGATSNTVSGLSSTVKALGTGQLAPLAPVTTPVGTVLDTVANGLTAAGTTIGSTLSSGAVQQVTQPLSSAITPLVITAGQVTQQVGTTTGLGQPVSGLLGQVGGAISSAGKQVGGTSSQPLVGDVGQLVTAVGNTVTNAGGLVNPNGPNGAAPIPGLITSLVGGSTATVQNGTSSGSGSTNPLGGLLSGLGSTPLGSLTGALGGATGGSGSSPLAPVTGLVSTVTGALSGAAGGSGGPLAPVTNLVSTVTGTLGGATGGAGSANPLAPVTGLLNTVTGAVGGAAGSGGSSPLAPVTSLVGGVTGTATAGGGSTGLLAPVTGLLGTLGSVGK, from the coding sequence ATGTCCCAGCAACGTTCTCTCACGACAGTCGCCCTGCGCCAGTGGCGCGCGCCCCTCACGGCCTTCGCCGCCGCCTGCCTGCTGGCCGCCTGCGGCGGCGGTGGCGTCAGCTCGCCGCCGACCAGCAGCAACGACAATAACAATCCGAGCACGAGCGGTACGCCAGGCACGAGCGGCACCAGCGGTACGTCCACCGGCACCAAGGGCGTGGTCAGCACGGTCGGCCAGACGGCCACCGACCTCGGCAGCACGGTCGGCAACATCAGCGTGCCGGGCCTCGGCGACGGCGTGACGAAGGGTGTCGGCAGCACGCTCTCCAGCACCGGCACGATCGTCGGCGCAGCCGCCGATGCGGTGAGCAACGGGCTGGGACAGATCGGCACGACCAAGGATCCGGTCGGCACGACCGTCGCGGGCCTCGGCAACGTGGTCGGCGCGACGAGCAACACGGTGTCCGGCCTGAGCTCGACGGTCAAGGCGCTCGGCACCGGCCAGCTCGCACCGCTCGCGCCCGTCACGACGCCGGTCGGCACCGTGCTCGACACGGTGGCCAACGGCTTGACGGCTGCCGGCACGACGATCGGCTCGACGCTGTCGTCGGGCGCCGTGCAGCAGGTCACACAACCGCTCAGCTCGGCAATCACGCCGCTCGTGATCACCGCCGGCCAGGTCACGCAACAGGTCGGCACGACGACCGGCCTCGGCCAACCCGTCTCGGGCCTGCTCGGCCAGGTCGGCGGCGCGATCAGCTCGGCCGGCAAGCAGGTGGGCGGCACGTCGAGCCAGCCGCTCGTCGGCGACGTCGGTCAGCTCGTCACGGCGGTCGGCAACACCGTGACCAACGCGGGTGGCCTCGTCAACCCGAACGGCCCGAACGGCGCGGCACCGATCCCCGGCCTGATCACGAGCCTCGTTGGCGGCTCGACGGCGACCGTACAAAACGGCACGTCGTCAGGCTCCGGCTCGACGAATCCGCTCGGCGGCCTGCTGTCGGGTCTCGGCTCGACGCCGCTCGGCTCGCTCACGGGCGCACTCGGCGGCGCGACCGGCGGTTCGGGCAGCAGCCCGCTCGCCCCCGTCACCGGCCTCGTCTCCACCGTCACCGGCGCACTGAGCGGTGCGGCGGGCGGCAGCGGCGGCCCGCTCGCCCCCGTCACGAATCTCGTGTCGACGGTCACGGGCACGCTCGGTGGCGCAACGGGTGGCGCAGGCAGTGCAAACCCTCTCGCGCCTGTCACCGGTTTGCTGAATACTGTCACCGGAGCAGTGGGCGGCGCAGCAGGATCCGGGGGATCGAGCCCGCTCGCACCGGTCACGTCGCTGGTTGGCGGCGTCACGGGTACGGCAACGGCGGGCGGCGGCTCGACGGGGCTGCTGGCACCGGTAACGGGGTTGCTGGGTACGCTGGGTAGCGTTGGCAAGTAA
- a CDS encoding ShlB/FhaC/HecB family hemolysin secretion/activation protein, whose translation MKSRLDRWMMLLAIAAAGTAHAQTRVGGNPLDSLPQINAPKTGPNVTVQVAPQAPQLQELLSRHLTPTTFQVEGVKSVPFDEISRRFTPLVGKDITIGELIETANGVTKLYQDRGFALSFAFVPAQTFENGVVRITVVEGYVSDVKVTGKPGAMESKIRAIAAHITADRPLRRATFERYVNTFGLLPGLTVKANVPPPQTTDGATTLELAVDRKPFNVSTGIDFNHPGVQGLITATENGLTSFGEQLSISALAPPGRDKQTYFAFSGAVPVGSSGLITRLDASTYRGKPTDNPGLPSSVQRTVKNEKLGLSASYPILLNNQRSLLGTVSGYAAHNDDNYQNKINGNTLDNRSQVRVLQLQLDYTSVQPKQVRKLSVNVAKAFDILGASKSQTGLVNGSTITYADPTSLTFVRTGATFTQTNEWPFRIGTSVSLTGQYSPDSLPTSEQISFGSTRYALGYQPGEASGDSGWGMSLEVNRGFTPGWTYMKSITPYIAYDMARVYLHAGTPSPNRMSSVGIGVRFTDSRFYSLDLNVAKPVGDAPVESASRSPRINAAFSYQLN comes from the coding sequence ATGAAATCCAGACTCGACAGATGGATGATGCTGCTCGCCATCGCGGCAGCAGGCACGGCACATGCACAAACGCGCGTCGGCGGTAACCCGCTCGACTCCCTGCCCCAGATCAACGCGCCGAAAACCGGCCCGAACGTGACCGTGCAGGTCGCACCGCAAGCGCCGCAATTGCAGGAGTTGCTGTCGCGCCACCTGACGCCGACCACATTTCAGGTCGAAGGCGTGAAGTCCGTTCCGTTCGACGAGATCTCGCGTCGCTTCACCCCGCTCGTCGGCAAGGACATCACGATCGGCGAACTGATCGAAACCGCCAACGGCGTGACGAAGCTGTACCAGGATCGCGGCTTCGCGCTGTCGTTCGCGTTCGTCCCGGCGCAGACGTTCGAGAACGGCGTCGTGCGCATCACGGTTGTCGAAGGCTACGTGTCGGACGTCAAGGTCACCGGCAAGCCCGGTGCGATGGAATCGAAGATTCGTGCAATCGCCGCGCATATCACTGCCGATCGCCCGCTGCGCCGCGCGACGTTCGAACGCTACGTGAACACCTTCGGCCTGTTGCCCGGCCTCACGGTCAAGGCGAACGTACCGCCGCCGCAAACCACCGACGGTGCCACGACGCTCGAACTCGCGGTCGACCGCAAGCCGTTCAACGTCAGCACCGGTATCGACTTCAACCACCCGGGCGTCCAGGGACTCATCACCGCGACCGAAAACGGCCTTACGTCGTTCGGCGAGCAACTGAGCATTTCCGCGCTGGCGCCGCCGGGGCGCGACAAGCAAACTTATTTCGCATTCAGCGGCGCGGTACCCGTGGGCAGCAGCGGCCTGATCACGCGCCTCGACGCGAGTACCTATCGCGGCAAGCCGACTGACAATCCGGGGCTGCCGTCGAGCGTCCAGCGAACCGTAAAGAACGAGAAGCTAGGCCTTTCGGCATCCTATCCAATACTTCTCAACAACCAGCGCAGCCTGCTCGGCACGGTGTCGGGCTATGCAGCGCATAACGACGACAACTATCAGAACAAAATCAACGGCAATACCCTCGACAACAGGTCGCAGGTACGCGTGCTGCAATTGCAGCTCGACTACACGAGCGTACAACCGAAGCAGGTGCGAAAACTGAGCGTCAACGTCGCAAAGGCGTTCGACATCCTCGGCGCATCGAAATCGCAGACCGGCCTGGTTAACGGCTCGACGATCACGTACGCCGACCCGACCTCACTGACCTTCGTCCGTACCGGCGCGACCTTCACGCAAACCAACGAGTGGCCGTTCCGGATCGGCACGTCGGTTTCGCTGACCGGGCAATACAGCCCCGACTCGCTGCCGACGTCCGAGCAGATCTCGTTCGGCTCGACGCGTTACGCGCTCGGCTATCAGCCGGGCGAAGCGTCGGGTGACTCGGGATGGGGGATGTCGCTGGAGGTCAACCGCGGCTTCACGCCGGGCTGGACGTATATGAAATCCATTACGCCGTACATCGCCTATGACATGGCGCGTGTGTACCTGCACGCAGGCACACCGTCGCCGAACCGCATGTCGTCGGTCGGTATCGGCGTACGTTTCACCGACAGCCGCTTCTACAGCCTCGACCTGAACGTCGCGAAGCCGGTGGGTGACGCCCCCGTCGAAAGCGCGTCACGCAGCCCGCGCATCAACGCCGCATTCTCATATCAGCTCAACTGA
- a CDS encoding fimbrial protein, whose amino-acid sequence MNARNQSLCEPAVTDYFVCASQQEAHVRWLADTLVSAGAVEPASLEPGVLAQRITGLNPALVFIDFSGGSTAASVAAAAVRASHPGLPIVALGSLAQPESTLAALRAGVRDFIDVSAPPEEALRTTRGLLANVGEPASRHGKVVALLGARAGMGVSTLAANLAVWLQKRAVSPGGSGESNGGTPAGRQTALVDLGLPAGDGALFLNTRCEFHFIDAVHNLRRIDRTFVNTALTRHESGVALTTLPADLGGLRDVSYASCAGLLNRFRAFFDQQIVDLGGFSNREFVAQMTTSADEAWLVCDQGVASIVSAADLLTGLRDAGVDTDRVRLVVNQYDPALDLTPAQIAERLGLALVGTLPSRRVAIGHAANQGRLIVDMTERDPYVRALESLAARLPGVSVRSTATRPASGLSALKRFIQPSSKRS is encoded by the coding sequence ATGAACGCGCGAAACCAATCATTGTGTGAACCCGCCGTGACAGACTATTTCGTTTGCGCATCGCAACAGGAGGCGCACGTCCGCTGGTTGGCCGATACGCTTGTATCGGCCGGTGCGGTCGAGCCTGCGTCACTTGAGCCTGGCGTGCTCGCGCAGCGCATTACGGGTCTCAACCCTGCTCTCGTATTCATTGATTTTTCCGGTGGCAGCACAGCGGCGAGCGTGGCGGCCGCAGCGGTACGCGCATCCCATCCGGGCCTGCCGATTGTTGCGCTCGGCTCGCTCGCACAGCCGGAGAGCACGCTGGCTGCATTGCGTGCAGGCGTGCGCGATTTCATCGACGTGTCGGCTCCGCCAGAGGAGGCATTGCGCACGACTCGCGGACTGCTTGCCAACGTCGGCGAGCCGGCGAGCCGCCATGGCAAGGTCGTCGCATTGCTTGGCGCGCGCGCCGGCATGGGTGTGAGCACGCTCGCTGCGAATCTCGCCGTATGGCTGCAGAAGCGCGCGGTGAGTCCGGGGGGGAGCGGCGAGTCGAATGGCGGCACACCGGCCGGTCGCCAGACTGCGCTCGTCGACCTGGGACTGCCGGCAGGCGACGGCGCGCTGTTCCTGAATACCCGCTGCGAATTCCATTTCATCGATGCGGTTCACAACCTGCGCCGCATCGACCGAACCTTCGTGAATACCGCACTGACCCGGCATGAGAGCGGTGTTGCATTGACGACGCTTCCTGCCGATCTCGGCGGGCTGCGCGATGTCTCGTATGCATCGTGTGCCGGATTGCTGAACCGGTTTCGAGCCTTCTTCGATCAGCAGATCGTCGATCTCGGTGGTTTTTCGAATCGCGAGTTCGTTGCCCAGATGACGACGTCGGCCGATGAGGCGTGGCTCGTCTGCGATCAGGGCGTCGCGTCGATCGTGTCCGCAGCCGATCTGCTCACCGGGCTGCGCGACGCGGGTGTCGACACCGATCGCGTCCGGCTCGTCGTCAACCAGTACGATCCCGCACTCGACCTGACACCTGCGCAGATTGCCGAGCGTCTCGGCCTGGCGCTGGTGGGTACGTTGCCGTCGCGACGCGTCGCGATCGGCCATGCGGCAAACCAGGGCCGGCTCATCGTCGACATGACGGAGCGCGACCCGTACGTTCGCGCGCTCGAGTCGCTTGCCGCGCGGCTGCCGGGCGTGTCGGTCAGATCGACCGCCACGCGACCGGCATCCGGCCTGTCTGCGCTGAAGCGCTTCATTCAACCCTCGTCCAAGCGGTCGTAA
- a CDS encoding type II and III secretion system protein family protein → MKNTLIGFAIAICTMTLASFASANGTIELAVGAQRQLSAGRALQRVAVGDPTIADVLIMKGSRSGTVLLTAKAPGATNVMLWERGHDEPTIWNVEVVDAAAQAVLDGSTPRVNAYGGTAVLQGSSASLDAHARAAAVGKNMSGKGAVIDRSTIAGKSVVQVDVRVVEFSRSVLKQVGFNFFKQSNGFSFGSFSPGGVQSYNGGSPGGAGYIPTLGSPVSSAFNLVVNAAGRGIFADLSLLEANNLARVLAEPTLVALSGQSASFLAGGEIPVPSPQGLGSTAIQWKQYGVGLSLTPTVLSPQRIALKVAPESSQLDYVNSVTISGVAVPGITTRRADTTVELGDGESFVIGGLIDRQTMSNVNKVPLLGDLPIIGTFFKNLNYQQNDKELLFIVTPHLVAPIAKGAVLPATPGELSEQRDGPVWKSYLGGAASPDAAPGFSK, encoded by the coding sequence ATGAAAAACACACTGATTGGATTCGCGATTGCTATCTGCACCATGACTTTGGCGTCGTTTGCGAGCGCGAACGGCACGATCGAGCTGGCGGTCGGCGCGCAGCGGCAGCTTTCGGCGGGCCGTGCGCTGCAGCGTGTCGCGGTTGGCGATCCGACAATCGCCGACGTACTGATCATGAAGGGCAGCCGCTCAGGTACCGTGCTGCTGACGGCGAAGGCACCCGGCGCGACGAATGTGATGCTGTGGGAGCGCGGTCACGACGAACCGACGATCTGGAACGTCGAGGTTGTCGACGCGGCGGCACAAGCGGTGCTCGACGGCTCCACGCCGCGTGTGAATGCATACGGTGGCACTGCCGTGCTGCAGGGGTCGTCGGCGTCGCTCGATGCGCATGCGCGCGCGGCCGCAGTCGGCAAGAACATGAGCGGGAAGGGCGCCGTGATCGATCGCTCGACGATCGCGGGCAAGAGCGTCGTGCAGGTCGACGTGCGGGTCGTTGAATTCAGCCGCTCGGTCCTCAAGCAAGTCGGGTTCAATTTCTTCAAGCAGAGCAACGGCTTTTCGTTCGGATCGTTTTCGCCCGGCGGCGTGCAATCGTACAACGGTGGATCCCCCGGCGGGGCGGGGTACATTCCGACGCTCGGCTCGCCTGTCTCGTCCGCGTTCAACCTGGTCGTGAACGCTGCGGGCCGCGGGATCTTCGCCGACCTGTCGCTGCTCGAGGCGAACAATCTCGCCCGCGTGCTTGCGGAGCCGACGCTCGTTGCGTTGTCCGGCCAGAGCGCGAGCTTCCTCGCCGGTGGCGAGATTCCGGTACCGTCACCGCAAGGGCTTGGCTCGACCGCGATCCAGTGGAAGCAGTACGGTGTCGGACTGTCGCTGACGCCCACAGTGCTGAGCCCGCAGCGGATTGCGTTGAAGGTTGCGCCTGAATCGAGCCAACTCGATTACGTGAACAGCGTAACGATCAGCGGTGTTGCGGTGCCGGGGATCACAACGCGTCGTGCCGACACGACGGTCGAGCTCGGCGACGGCGAGAGCTTCGTGATTGGCGGCCTGATCGATCGCCAGACCATGTCGAACGTCAACAAGGTGCCGCTGCTCGGTGATTTGCCGATCATCGGTACGTTCTTCAAGAATCTGAACTATCAGCAGAACGACAAGGAATTGCTGTTCATCGTGACGCCGCATCTCGTCGCACCGATCGCTAAGGGAGCGGTATTGCCCGCGACGCCTGGTGAGCTGTCTGAGCAGCGGGACGGGCCGGTCTGGAAATCGTATTTGGGCGGAGCAGCATCGCCGGATGCAGCTCCGGGTTTTTCGAAATGA
- the cpaB gene encoding Flp pilus assembly protein CpaB has protein sequence MANNLTKIIAGLLIAIAVLLGIYAWMLGRSTQNATPVQQTVAASPFPVVIATRVLPAGQPITADALKIKQTAPVPTGAFADPSVLVGRVPAADIPASSPVVAGALVSGLAEDVQPGERAVAVRVDETNAVGNRLRPGNFVDVFLNLKREGGGTMLDGEVSQTQARLLLSKVRVLSFGDATPDRDSGNTANGNNGQPSGVRIAVLAVPTAQVDALTLGEASGRLTFALRNPRDDELAIQTVAVRTDNKLSPSALAAAGVSLQQLSGTQRTAVANVNVPPLPSRLPPAVRTGGGGGGGSGIEVIRGGRSETVAY, from the coding sequence ATGGCCAACAATTTAACGAAGATCATCGCGGGACTGCTGATTGCAATCGCCGTATTGCTCGGAATCTACGCGTGGATGCTCGGGCGCAGCACGCAGAATGCGACGCCAGTTCAGCAAACCGTGGCGGCCAGCCCGTTTCCTGTCGTGATCGCGACACGGGTGTTGCCCGCCGGCCAGCCGATCACGGCCGACGCACTGAAGATCAAGCAGACGGCACCGGTACCGACGGGTGCGTTTGCCGATCCGTCCGTGCTCGTTGGCCGGGTGCCGGCAGCGGATATTCCGGCTTCGTCGCCGGTTGTCGCGGGAGCGCTGGTGTCGGGGCTTGCCGAGGACGTACAACCGGGCGAGCGTGCGGTCGCAGTGCGGGTCGACGAAACCAATGCGGTCGGTAACCGGTTGCGGCCCGGAAATTTCGTCGACGTATTTCTGAATTTGAAGCGCGAAGGCGGGGGCACGATGCTTGACGGCGAAGTTTCGCAGACGCAGGCGCGGTTGCTGTTGTCGAAGGTGCGGGTGTTGTCGTTCGGAGACGCGACACCCGATCGAGATAGCGGCAACACTGCCAACGGCAACAACGGTCAACCGTCCGGTGTCCGCATCGCGGTGCTTGCGGTGCCGACCGCGCAAGTCGATGCGCTGACGCTCGGCGAGGCGAGTGGGCGCCTGACGTTCGCGTTGCGCAACCCGCGCGACGACGAGCTTGCGATACAAACGGTCGCGGTGCGGACGGACAACAAGCTGTCGCCGTCGGCGCTCGCCGCCGCTGGCGTCTCGCTGCAGCAACTATCCGGCACACAGAGAACCGCGGTGGCCAATGTGAACGTGCCGCCGTTGCCATCGCGTCTGCCGCCGGCGGTGCGGACGGGAGGGGGCGGCGGAGGCGGAAGCGGCATCGAGGTGATCCGCGGCGGCCGGTCGGAAACGGTTGCCTATTGA
- a CDS encoding TadE/TadG family type IV pilus assembly protein, with protein MKRQMRPRGRRRQRGATAVEFAIVFPLLFVIFYGVVSFGMIFTIQQSLTFAASEGARAGLVYAPTLAARITNATTTAQSVVAWLNVGTPQVVAPPCSYDTSVPPSLYCLSVTVNYTPKDWITTMPFLGSILNRPLTSTAVVQIPQSIL; from the coding sequence ATGAAACGACAGATGCGTCCGCGTGGACGCCGTCGGCAGCGTGGCGCGACGGCGGTCGAGTTTGCGATCGTGTTCCCGTTGTTGTTCGTGATTTTCTACGGCGTCGTCAGTTTCGGGATGATCTTCACGATTCAGCAGAGCCTGACATTTGCCGCCAGCGAAGGCGCACGGGCCGGGTTGGTTTACGCCCCCACTCTTGCGGCGCGCATAACGAACGCCACAACGACTGCGCAGAGTGTCGTGGCCTGGCTGAATGTCGGTACGCCGCAAGTCGTGGCACCGCCGTGCAGTTACGACACGTCGGTTCCGCCGTCGTTGTACTGCCTGTCGGTTACGGTGAATTACACCCCCAAGGATTGGATAACGACCATGCCGTTTCTGGGAAGCATACTGAATCGACCGTTGACGAGTACGGCGGTCGTGCAGATTCCGCAGTCGATCCTTTGA